The genomic interval TGAGCCTCGGCAAGCTGAACATGGACGAGTTCGCCATGGGCTCGGCCAACGAATCCAGCCACTACGGCCCGGTGAAGAACCCCTGGAACACCGAGTGCGTACCCGGCGGCTCGAGCGGCGGCTCCGCTGCCGCGGTCGCAGCGCGGCTGGTCCCGGCGGCCACCGGCAGCGACACCGGCGGCTCGATCCGCCAGCCGGCGGCGCTGACCAACCTCACCGGCCTCAAGCCCACCTACGGCCGGGTATCGCGCTGGGGCATGATCGCCTACGCCTCCAGCCTCGACCAGGGCGGTCCGCTGGCGCGCAGCGCCGAGGACTGCGCCCTGCTGCTTTCCGCCATGGCCGGCTTCGATCCGAAGGATTCCACCTGTGTCGATGCGCCGGTCGACGACTACCTGGCCGCGCTGAACCAGCCGCTGGCCGGCCTGCGCATCGGCCTGCCGCGCGAATACTTCGGCGCCGGCCTCGACCCGCGCCTGTCCGATGCGGTGATGGCCTGTGTCGAGGAGCTGAAGAAGCTCGGCGCCACGGTGAAGGAGATCGGCCTGCCCAACATGCAGCATGCGATCCCCGCCTACTACGTGATCGCCCCGGCCGAGGCGTCTTCGAACCTGTCGCGCTTCGACGGCGTGCGCTTCGGCTACCGCTGCGAGAACCCTTCGAGCCTCGAGGACCTGTACAAGCGTTCGCGCGGCGAGGGCTTCGGCGCGGAGGTGAAGCGCCGCATCATGGTCGGCACCTACGCCCTCTCCGCCGGCTACTACGACGCCTACTACCTCAAGGCGCAGAAGATCCGCCGGCTGATCCGCAGCGACTTCATCGGCGCCTTCCAGGAGGTCGACCTGATCCTCGGCCCGACCACCCCGAACCCGGCGTGGAGGCTTGGCGAGAAGGGCGACGACCCGGTCGCCGCCTACCTCGAGGACATCTATACCATCACCGCCAACCTCGCCGGCATTCCCGGCCTGTCCATGCCGGCCGGCTTCGTCGACGGCCTGCCGGTGGGCGTGCAACTGCTCGCGCCCTATTTCCAGGAAGGTCGCCTGCTCAACGTCGCCCACCAGTACCAGCAGGTGACCGACTGGCACGAAAAGGCTCCGGAAGGCTTCTGAGGAATACGCACATGCAATGGGAAACCGTGATCGGGCTGGAAATCCACGCACAGCTCGCCACCCGCTCGAAGATCTTCTCCGGCAGCGCCACCAGCTTCGGCGCCGAGCCCAATACCCAGGCCAGCCTGATCGACCTCGGCATGCCGGGCACCCTGCCGGTGCTCAACGAGGAAGCGGTGCGCATGGCGGTCCGCTTCGGCCTGGCCATCGAGGCGGAAATCGGCCACACCAACGTCTTCGCCCGCAAGAACTACTTCTACCCGGACCTGCCCAAGGGCTATCAGACCAGCCAGATGGACAAGCCCATCGTCGGCAAGGGCCATCTGGACATCACTCTGGAGGACGGCACGGTCAAGCGCATCGGCATCACCCGCGCGCACCTGGAAGAGGACGCCGGCAAGAGTCTGCACGAAGACTTCCATGGCATGACCGGCATCGATCTCAACCGCGCCGGTACGCCGCTCCTGGAGATCGTCTCCGAACCGGACATCCGTTCGGCCAAGGAGGCTGTGGCCTACGTCAAGGCGATCCACGCGCTGGTCCGCTATCTCGGCATCTGCGACGGCAACATGGCCGAGGGCTCGCTGCGCTGCGACTGCAACGTCTCAGTGCGCCCCAAGGGCCAGGAAGCCTTCGGCACCCGCGCCGAAATCAAGAACGTCAACTCCTTCCGTTTCATCGAGAAGGCGATCAACCACGAGATCCAGCGGCAGATCGAGCTGATCGAGGACGGCGGCAAGGTGGTTCAGGAAACCCGCCTGTACGACCCGAACAAGGACGAGACGCGCTCCATGCGCGGCAAGGAGGAGGCCAACGACTACCGCTACTTCCCCTGCCCCGATCTGCTGCCGGTGGTGCTGGAGGAGAGCTTCCTCGAGGCCGTGCGCGAAAGCCTGCCGGAGCTGCCCAACGAGAAGCGCGCACGCTTCGAGAGCCAATACGGCCTGTCCGTCTACGATGCCAGCGTGCTCTCGGCCAGCCGCGAGATGGCCGAGTACTTCGAAGCGGTTTTCGAGGTCTGCGGCGATGCCAAGCTGGCGGCCAACTGGGTGATGGGCGAGCTGTCCAGCCTGCTCAACAAGGAAGGCCTGGAGATCGAGCAGTCGCCGGTATCCGCCGCGCAGCTAGGCGGCCTGATCCAGCGCATCCAGGACAACACCATCTCCGGCAAGATCGCCAAGATGGTGTTCGAGGCCCTGGCTGCCGGCGAAGGCGCCAGCGCCGATGAAATCATCGAGAAGAAGGGCCTAAAGCAGGTCACCGACAGCGGTGCCATCGAGGCGATGCTGGATGAAGTGCTGGCTGCCAACACCGCCCAGGTCGAGCAGTACCGCGTCGCCGACGAAGCCAAGCGCGCCAAGATGTTCGGCTTCTTCGTCGGCCAGGCGATGAAGGCCTCCAAGGGCAAGGCCAACCCCGGCCAGGTGAACGAACTGCTGAAGAAGAAGCTCGAAGGCTGAGCCAGCGACAACGCCGGGTCCGCCCGGCGTTGCACTTTCCGGAGCCTCGAACATGCTGCGAACACTGCCACTCACCCTCCTGCTCGTCCTGCTTGCCGGTTACGCCTCGCCACAGCTTGAGGCCGCTCGCTACAGTGCCAAGGGCCTGGCCTCCCACTATGCGGCCCATCATCACGGCAAACGCACCGCCAGTGGCGAGCTGGTGGACCGCAATGCCCTCACGGCCGCCCATCGCAGCCTGCCGCTCGGCAGTCGGGTGCGGGTGACCAGCCTGCGCACTCGCCGCAGCGTGGTGGTGCGCATCAATGACCGCGGTCCCCATGCTCGCGGCCGGATCATCGACCTGTCCTACAAGGCTGCCCGCCAGCTGGAAATGCTGAATGCCGGCGTGGCCATGGTGCGCCTGGAACTCCTCGACAACTGAAGGATCGGCGCCGGTCCGAACGGCGCCACAAGGAGCTTGGAATGACCCTCATGACTTTCGTCTACCTGATCGCCGGCCTGGCCCTGCTGGTCGCCGGCGCCGAGGCTCTGGTCCGCGGCGCCGCGCGTCTGGCCGCCCGTTTCGGCATCCCGCCGCTGGTCATCGGCCTGACCGTGGTCGCCTTCGGCACCAGCGCCCCGGAGATGGCGGTCAGCGTGCAGTCGGCCAGCGGCGGGCAGGGCGACCTCGCTGTGGGCAACGTCCTCGGCAGCAACATCTTCAACGTGCTGATGATCCTCGGGCTGTCCGCGCTGGTCATTCCCTTGACGGTATCGCGCCAGTTGATCCGCATCGACGTGCCGATCATGATCGGCGCCAGCCTGCTGGCCTGGCTGCTGGCCGTCGACCAGAGCTACGGCCGTCTGGACGGCCTGTTGCTGTTCGGCAGCCTGCTCGCCTACATCGCCTTCCAGATCCGCAGCAGCCTGCACGCCAAGAGCAACGGCGAAACCAACGAATTCGAAGAGGAATACGGCGCAAGGGCCGAGGGGCGCTTCGCCGTCCTCGGTCATCTGGCGCTGGTCGTCCTCGGCCTGGTTCTGCTGGTCTGGGGCTCCGACCTGCTGGTCGACGCCGCAGTGACCCTGGCCCGGGCGCTCGGCCTCTCGGAGCTGGTGATCGGCCTGACCATCATCGCCGCCGGCACCTCGCTGCCGGAGCTGGCCACCTCGGTGATGGCCGCCTTCAAGGGCGAGCGCGACATCGCCGTGGGCAACATCGTCGGCAGCAACCTCTTCAACCTGCTCTGCGTGCTCGGTCTGGCCGGCCTGGTCGCCCCGGGGCCAGTCAGCGTGTCGCCCAACGCCCTGGCCTTCGACTACCCGGTGATGGTCGCGGTGGCGGTGGCCTGCCTGCCGATCTTCTTCACCGGCTACCGCATCAACCGCTGGGAGGGCCTGCTGTTCTTCGGCTACTACCTGGCCTACGCCGCCTACCAGGTGCTGTTCGCCACCGGCGCCTCGGCCGTCGCCCTGCTGCACAGCGCACTGGTCTGGTACGCGCTGCCGCTGACCGCACTGACCCTGCTGGTCATCGCCGCTCGCGCCTGGCACCGGCAGCGCTGAGCGCCGGAGGCAGGTTGGGCCGGGCGCTACGCCGCCCGAGGCCAGCCTGCGGCCTTCAGATCCAGCCGAGCCACTGCAGGACGAAGATGCCGATATTGGTGGTCACCGCCGCCATCAGCGTGGTGATCACCACTATGCCCGCGGCCAGCTGGTGATTGCCGCCCACCGCCCTGGCCATGACGAAGCTGGCCGCGGCGGTCGGGCTGGCGAAATAAAGAAACAGCACCCCGAGCTCGGCGCCACGGAAACCGCAGGCCCAGGCACCGAGCGTCGCCAGCAGGGGCAGCCAGATCATCTTCCACAGACTGGCGCCGAGCGCCATGGCGCCGCTCTCGCGCAGCGCCGCAAGGGAGATGGTGCCGCCGATGCAGATCAGCGCCAGCGGCAGGGTCATCTGCGCGAAGTAGTCGCCGGAGGTGAGCAGCCAGGCCGGCAGGCCGACATGCCAGTAGGCGAACGGGATCGCCGCCAGCACGCCGATGATCAGCGGATTGCCGAGAACGCTCTTGGCGATGCTCCAGGGATCGGTTCGGGCGTTCGGGCTGTAGAGCGCCAGCACCACCGAGGCCAGCGTGTTGTAGATCAGGATCACCGCCCCGGCCAGCACCCCACCGAGGGACAGGCCGTAGTCGCCGTACATGCTGGTGGCCAGGGCCAGGCCGACGATGCCGTTGTTGCCGCGAAACGCCCCCTGGACATAGACGCCGCGGTCGGCGCGCGGACAGCGCCACAGCGACCAGGCCCAGGCGAGCAGGAAGCCTCCCAGGGAAGCGAGAGCGAAATAGCCGAGCAGCACCGGCTGCAATGCCGTATCCAGATCGGCCTTGAGGATCGCGAGGAACAGCATGGTCGGCATGGTGCCCTTGAACACCAGCGTCGAGGCCGTATTGATGAAGGCGACATCGATCCAGCCGAGACGCCGCAGCAGGACGCCGAGAAACAGCATGGCGAACACCGGCGCGGTGATGCCCAGAGTTTGCGAGAACAGCGCGAGCATGGGGAGGGTCCGGAAAACGATAGGCGCCTATCATAACGGCATCCGCCCACGGCGCGGCGATGCGGCCTGCCCAGGGGCTCAGGGCAGGCCGTGGGAGTCCCTCGCCTCAGCGACGGACCGGGCGCTTCTGCAGCTTGCGCTGCAGGGTGCGCCGGTGCATGCCCAGGGCCCGGGCGGTGGCGGAGATGTTGCCGTCGTTCTCGCTGAGTACGCGCTGGATGTGCTCCCACTGCAGGCGATCCACCGACATGGGGTTGTCCGGCACCAGGCTGTTCAGGTCGACATGCTCGGAAAGCAGCGCGGTGAGTACGTCGTCGGCGTCAGCCGGCTTGCACAGGTAGTTGCAGGCCCCGCGCTTGATCGCCTCCACCGCGGTGGCGATGCTCGAGTAGCCGGTGAGGATCAGCACGCGCATCTCGCTGTCCAGCTCGAGCAGCTTGGGCAGCAGCACCAGCCCCGAGTCGCCCTCCATCTTGAGGTCCAGCACGGCATAGTCGGGCACGTCCTGGGTCGCCAGCTCCAGCCCCTCCTCCGCCGAACTGGCGCAGCTCACCCGGAAGCCGCGGCGGGTCATGGCCCGCATCATGACCCGGGTGAAGGTCGTATCGTCGTCCACCAGCAGCAGATGCGGCTGCTGCTCTTCTCCCTCGATCGGATGCTCACTCATAGTAGTCTCCTGGACCCAGGCGCGGCAGACGCAACTCGGTCAGCGTGCCGCCCTCCTCATGGTTGTAGAGTTTCACCGAACCGCCAGCGCGGGTCACGCTGGCCTGGCTCAGGAACAGGCCGAGGCCGAAGCCCTTGCCCTTGGTGGTAAAGAAAGGCTTGCCCAGTTGCTCGGCAATCGCCAGCGGCACGCCTTCGCCATGGTTGCGGATACTGATGCACAGCTCCTCGATGTCCCAGTCGAGGCAGATGTCCAGGTCGTCCGGACAGGCGTCGGCGGCGTTGTTGAGCAGGTTGAGCAGCGACTGGGTCAGGTCCGGCGCCGGCGCCAGCCGCGGCATGGAACCCGTGCCGAGGATCTCGTAGCGATAGCTCGCCTCCGGGCGCATCAGATGCCAGCGATTGAGCGCCGTTTCCAGCCAGGCCGCCGCGCTCTGCTCCTGAACCGTCTGCATGCGATCCGCCTCGGCGGCGCGCACCAGTTGCTGCAGGGTGTCCTTGCACAGCTTCACCTGCTCCTGCAGCACCGCCAGATCCTCCTGCAGCAGCGGATCGTCGTGCTCCTGACGCAGCTCGGTGATCAGCACGCTCATGGTCGCCAGCGGCGTGCCCAGCTCGTGGGCGGCGCCGGCCGCCTGGGCGGCCACCGCCAGCAGCTGCTGGTCGCGCATGCTCTCCTCGCGGCGCGTCGCCTGGAACTCCTCCTGGCGACGCAGCTCGCCGGCCATCCGGCCGACGAAGAAGGTGATCAGCCCTGCCGCCAGGGCGAAGCTCAGCCACATGCCGTAGACCAGCAGGGTGACGCGATGCTCCGGCGGCAGGGTGGTCGGGTTGTACCAGAACACCAGCAGGGTATAGGCCACCAGCGCCAGGCCGGCGAGCATCACCGTATGCCGTCTGGGCAGGGTCGCCGCAGCGATGGTCAGCGGCACCAGGTAATAGGAGACGAAGGGGTTGGTCGGGCCGCCGGTGAAATACAGCAGCAGGCTGTGGATGATCAGATCGCAGGCCAGATGCCCGGCATATTCCAGATCGGTCACCGGCCACTGCATGTGCAGGCGCAGGGCAGCAGCCAGGCAGAGCATGGCCGACAGGCTGAGGGTGACCGCGAGCGCCAGCCAGGGCAACGGCAGCAGGTCGGTGAGATAGGCGAGCCCGACCGAACCGGCCTGGGCGCCCAGCACGAGAACGCGGATCAGGATGAGCCGGCGGAGATTGTGGCGGCTGGCCGACAACATTTGAACGGGTGCGAGCATAGGAATGGCTTGTCATGGGGGCCTGGGAGCGCGAGGCCAGTATACCCAAAAGCCTGCCACCAGCCGGCCCGAATGTGTCAACCGAACGCAGGCAAAGCTGCAAAAACCGGACTACGCCGTTAGAGTCTGGTCCGACGTCCAACGGATACGCTTCCGGCCCACACAAGGATTCCCCATGCCCCGCCTCCGCCTCGCCCCCCTCGCCCTCGCCGCCCTGGCCAGCCTGCCGGCCCAGGCCGAGGACGCCCCCCGCTACAACCGGATCTCCCTGCACGCCGAGGCGAGCCGGGAGATCGCCCACGACCTGATGCTGGTGACCCTCTACGCCGAAGCCCAGCACAAGGACCCGGGCCAGTTGGCCGGCGACATCACCCGCCTCCTCAACGGCGCGCTGGAGCGGGCGCGCCAGGTGGCGGGGGTGAAGGCCAGCCTCGGCAACCGCAACAGCCATCCGGTCTACGACGATCAGGGCCGCCGGATCGTCGCCTGGCGCGAGCGTGCCGAGCTGCGCCTGGAAAGCGCCGACTTCGCCGCCCTGTCCCGGCTGAGCGCCGACCTGCTCGGCGAGCTGCGGATCGGCGACATGCGCTTCGCCATCGCCGATGCGACGCGCAAGAAGAGCGAGGACGCCCTGCTGCAGGACGCCGTGAAGGCCTTCGGCGAGCGTGCCCAGCTCGCCACCCGGGCGCTCGGCGGCAGCGGCTACAAGCTGGTCAGCCTGAACCTCAACAGCAGCGGGATTGCCCCGCCGCCCTTTGCCCGCGCCACCATGATGAAGACCATGGACCGCGAGGCGGGCGCGCCGGTGCAGGAGATCGAGGCCGGCAGCAGCCAGGTGAGCATCAGCGCCGACGGCGTGATCGAGGTGCAGATGCCCTGAAGGCCAGGGCGCCCGATGCTAGAGTGGCGCCAGAGCCCGCCGACCGGAACGCCCCCATGCCCCGACGCCCGACCGCCCTCCTCCTCGCCGGCCTGCTCGCCGGCGCCGTCCAGGCTGCACCGAGCAGCCTGGTGGTCTGCACCGAAGGCAGCCCGGAAGGCTTCGACATCGTCCAGTACACCGCCGCCGTCAGCGCCGATGCCTCGGCGGAGACGGTGTTCGACCGCCTGCTGCGCTTCGCCCCCGGCGGCACCGAGCTGCTGCCCGCCCTCGCCGAACGCTGGGAGGTATCCGCCGACGGCCTCGAATACACCTTCCAGCTGCGCCGCGGCGTGAAGTTCCAGCGCACCCCCTGGTTCGCGCCGAGCCGGGAGTTCAACGCCGACGACGTGATCTGGAGCTTCCGGCGCCAGATCGACCCCGCGCACCCCTGGCACAAGCTGTCGCCGCGCGGCTTCCCCTATGCCGAGTCGATGGCCGTCGGCGAGCTGATAGCACGCATCGACCGGCTCGACGACCATCGCGTGCGCTTCGTCCTGCGCTACCCGGAAGCGCCCTTCCTGGCCAACCTGGCGATGGGCTTCGCCTCCATCTACCCGGCCGAGTACGCCGACCGGCTGCTGGCGGCCGGCACCCCGGAGCGCCTCAACAGCCAGCCGGTGGGCACGGGCCCCTTCATCTTCGAGCGCTACGAGAAGGACGCCCAGGTGCGCTTCCGGCGCAACCCCGACTACTGGGACGGCGCACCGGCCATCGAGCGGCTGATCTTCGCCATCACCCCCGAGCCCAACGTGCGGGTGCAGAAGCTCAAGGCCGGCGACTGCCAGATCGCCCTCTACCCGCGTCCGGTGGATTTGCCCGGTCTGCGCAGGGACCCACGCATCGCGGTGCTGGAGGACGAGCCGCTGCTGGTCGCCTACATCGGCATCAACACCCGTCACCCGCCGCTCGACGATGTGCGGGTGCGCCAGGCGCTCAACCTCGCCCTCGACAAGGCCGCCTACCTGCGCGCCCAGTACGGCGAGGACGGCGCCGCCCCGGCGGCGGCGCCCTACCCGCCGAGCCTGTGGGGCTCCGACCCGGCGCTCGCCGGCTGGCCCCACGATCCGGAGTGGGCCCGCACCCTGCTGGCCGAGGCCGGACACGCCCAAGGACTGAAGCTGAGCATCTGGACCCGCCCCGGCGGCGGGCCGACCAATCCCAACCCCGGCATCGGCGCCCAGTTGCTGCAGGCCGACCTGGCCGCTATCGGCATCCAGGCGGAGATCCGCGTGCTGGAATGGGGCGAGCTGATCAAGCGGGCGAAGAACGGCGAGCACGACCTGGTGTTCATGGGCTGGGCCGGCGACAACGGCGATCCGGACAACTTCCTCACCCCCAATCTGTCCTGCACCGCCGCCGCCTCCGGCGAAAACCAGGCCGGCTGGTGCGACGAACGGTTCGACGCCCTGCTGCGCGAAGCGCGCCGCACGACCGACCAGGCGCAGCGCGCTGCGCTCTACCGCCAGGCCCTGGCGATCTTCCACGAGCAGGCGCCCTGGATTCCCCTGGCCCATCCCCGCGAGTTCGCCGCCGTGCGCCGCGACGTCGAGGGCTTCGTGATCAGCCCGCTGGGCACCAACAACTTCGCCGGGGTGCGCCGCACTCCGGCCAGCGACCCGGAGTGAACCCCGCGTATGCTGTCCTTCCTCGCCCGCCGTCTCGGGCTGCTGATCCCCACCTTCCTCGGCGTGACCCTGCTGACCTTCGCCCTGATCCGCCTGATCCCCGGCGACCCGGTGGAGGTGATGATGGGCGAGCGCCGCCTCGATCCGCAGATGCACGCCGAGGCCATGCACCGGCTCGGCCTCGACCGGCCGCTGCACGAGCAGTACCTGAACTACCTCGGCCAGCTGGCGCGAGGCGATCTCGGCCAGTCGCTGCGCACCCGCGAGAGCGTCTGGAGCGA from Azotobacter salinestris carries:
- the gatA gene encoding Asp-tRNA(Asn)/Glu-tRNA(Gln) amidotransferase subunit GatA codes for the protein MHRLTLAQIARGLAAKDFSSVELTEALLARIAALDPRLNSFITVTAEQALEQARAADARRAVGESGALLGAPIAHKDLFCTKGVRTSCASKILDNFVAPYDATVVERLAAAGCVSLGKLNMDEFAMGSANESSHYGPVKNPWNTECVPGGSSGGSAAAVAARLVPAATGSDTGGSIRQPAALTNLTGLKPTYGRVSRWGMIAYASSLDQGGPLARSAEDCALLLSAMAGFDPKDSTCVDAPVDDYLAALNQPLAGLRIGLPREYFGAGLDPRLSDAVMACVEELKKLGATVKEIGLPNMQHAIPAYYVIAPAEASSNLSRFDGVRFGYRCENPSSLEDLYKRSRGEGFGAEVKRRIMVGTYALSAGYYDAYYLKAQKIRRLIRSDFIGAFQEVDLILGPTTPNPAWRLGEKGDDPVAAYLEDIYTITANLAGIPGLSMPAGFVDGLPVGVQLLAPYFQEGRLLNVAHQYQQVTDWHEKAPEGF
- the gatB gene encoding Asp-tRNA(Asn)/Glu-tRNA(Gln) amidotransferase subunit GatB, producing MQWETVIGLEIHAQLATRSKIFSGSATSFGAEPNTQASLIDLGMPGTLPVLNEEAVRMAVRFGLAIEAEIGHTNVFARKNYFYPDLPKGYQTSQMDKPIVGKGHLDITLEDGTVKRIGITRAHLEEDAGKSLHEDFHGMTGIDLNRAGTPLLEIVSEPDIRSAKEAVAYVKAIHALVRYLGICDGNMAEGSLRCDCNVSVRPKGQEAFGTRAEIKNVNSFRFIEKAINHEIQRQIELIEDGGKVVQETRLYDPNKDETRSMRGKEEANDYRYFPCPDLLPVVLEESFLEAVRESLPELPNEKRARFESQYGLSVYDASVLSASREMAEYFEAVFEVCGDAKLAANWVMGELSSLLNKEGLEIEQSPVSAAQLGGLIQRIQDNTISGKIAKMVFEALAAGEGASADEIIEKKGLKQVTDSGAIEAMLDEVLAANTAQVEQYRVADEAKRAKMFGFFVGQAMKASKGKANPGQVNELLKKKLEG
- a CDS encoding septal ring lytic transglycosylase RlpA family protein; the protein is MLRTLPLTLLLVLLAGYASPQLEAARYSAKGLASHYAAHHHGKRTASGELVDRNALTAAHRSLPLGSRVRVTSLRTRRSVVVRINDRGPHARGRIIDLSYKAARQLEMLNAGVAMVRLELLDN
- a CDS encoding calcium/sodium antiporter, translated to MTLMTFVYLIAGLALLVAGAEALVRGAARLAARFGIPPLVIGLTVVAFGTSAPEMAVSVQSASGGQGDLAVGNVLGSNIFNVLMILGLSALVIPLTVSRQLIRIDVPIMIGASLLAWLLAVDQSYGRLDGLLLFGSLLAYIAFQIRSSLHAKSNGETNEFEEEYGARAEGRFAVLGHLALVVLGLVLLVWGSDLLVDAAVTLARALGLSELVIGLTIIAAGTSLPELATSVMAAFKGERDIAVGNIVGSNLFNLLCVLGLAGLVAPGPVSVSPNALAFDYPVMVAVAVACLPIFFTGYRINRWEGLLFFGYYLAYAAYQVLFATGASAVALLHSALVWYALPLTALTLLVIAARAWHRQR
- a CDS encoding AEC family transporter, with protein sequence MLALFSQTLGITAPVFAMLFLGVLLRRLGWIDVAFINTASTLVFKGTMPTMLFLAILKADLDTALQPVLLGYFALASLGGFLLAWAWSLWRCPRADRGVYVQGAFRGNNGIVGLALATSMYGDYGLSLGGVLAGAVILIYNTLASVVLALYSPNARTDPWSIAKSVLGNPLIIGVLAAIPFAYWHVGLPAWLLTSGDYFAQMTLPLALICIGGTISLAALRESGAMALGASLWKMIWLPLLATLGAWACGFRGAELGVLFLYFASPTAAASFVMARAVGGNHQLAAGIVVITTLMAAVTTNIGIFVLQWLGWI
- a CDS encoding response regulator transcription factor is translated as MSEHPIEGEEQQPHLLLVDDDTTFTRVMMRAMTRRGFRVSCASSAEEGLELATQDVPDYAVLDLKMEGDSGLVLLPKLLELDSEMRVLILTGYSSIATAVEAIKRGACNYLCKPADADDVLTALLSEHVDLNSLVPDNPMSVDRLQWEHIQRVLSENDGNISATARALGMHRRTLQRKLQKRPVRR
- a CDS encoding ATP-binding protein, which encodes MLAPVQMLSASRHNLRRLILIRVLVLGAQAGSVGLAYLTDLLPLPWLALAVTLSLSAMLCLAAALRLHMQWPVTDLEYAGHLACDLIIHSLLLYFTGGPTNPFVSYYLVPLTIAAATLPRRHTVMLAGLALVAYTLLVFWYNPTTLPPEHRVTLLVYGMWLSFALAAGLITFFVGRMAGELRRQEEFQATRREESMRDQQLLAVAAQAAGAAHELGTPLATMSVLITELRQEHDDPLLQEDLAVLQEQVKLCKDTLQQLVRAAEADRMQTVQEQSAAAWLETALNRWHLMRPEASYRYEILGTGSMPRLAPAPDLTQSLLNLLNNAADACPDDLDICLDWDIEELCISIRNHGEGVPLAIAEQLGKPFFTTKGKGFGLGLFLSQASVTRAGGSVKLYNHEEGGTLTELRLPRLGPGDYYE
- a CDS encoding SIMPL domain-containing protein (The SIMPL domain is named for its presence in mouse protein SIMPL (signalling molecule that associates with mouse pelle-like kinase). Bacterial member BP26, from Brucella, was shown to assemble into a channel-like structure, while YggE from E. coli has been associated with resistance to oxidative stress.), which codes for MPRLRLAPLALAALASLPAQAEDAPRYNRISLHAEASREIAHDLMLVTLYAEAQHKDPGQLAGDITRLLNGALERARQVAGVKASLGNRNSHPVYDDQGRRIVAWRERAELRLESADFAALSRLSADLLGELRIGDMRFAIADATRKKSEDALLQDAVKAFGERAQLATRALGGSGYKLVSLNLNSSGIAPPPFARATMMKTMDREAGAPVQEIEAGSSQVSISADGVIEVQMP
- a CDS encoding ABC transporter substrate-binding protein, whose protein sequence is MPRRPTALLLAGLLAGAVQAAPSSLVVCTEGSPEGFDIVQYTAAVSADASAETVFDRLLRFAPGGTELLPALAERWEVSADGLEYTFQLRRGVKFQRTPWFAPSREFNADDVIWSFRRQIDPAHPWHKLSPRGFPYAESMAVGELIARIDRLDDHRVRFVLRYPEAPFLANLAMGFASIYPAEYADRLLAAGTPERLNSQPVGTGPFIFERYEKDAQVRFRRNPDYWDGAPAIERLIFAITPEPNVRVQKLKAGDCQIALYPRPVDLPGLRRDPRIAVLEDEPLLVAYIGINTRHPPLDDVRVRQALNLALDKAAYLRAQYGEDGAAPAAAPYPPSLWGSDPALAGWPHDPEWARTLLAEAGHAQGLKLSIWTRPGGGPTNPNPGIGAQLLQADLAAIGIQAEIRVLEWGELIKRAKNGEHDLVFMGWAGDNGDPDNFLTPNLSCTAAASGENQAGWCDERFDALLREARRTTDQAQRAALYRQALAIFHEQAPWIPLAHPREFAAVRRDVEGFVISPLGTNNFAGVRRTPASDPE